In Citrus sinensis cultivar Valencia sweet orange chromosome 3, DVS_A1.0, whole genome shotgun sequence, the sequence caatttaatttaatagtggaaagatttgattaaaataatgttaacttattcttatttgatGAGTCTTTTGGAGGAGATTGTATTTTTCCATCCACTTATTTGCCACATCAGTAAGCAAATTgatatttgaagagtaaaatctaaaaagtctTTTGAAGATGCTCTTAGTCCAGTGACTAGAGCCACTCTCTCAGAAGTATTGTGGgagtttaatttatattccCTTCCTCATTTATATAGCATTGTGGcaataattatgtaattttaaataccAATTATAGTATTATGTAATATGTTGTATCTTGAGTaataatctcatgtaataaaaaacaGACTGGCCAAAAATCTATAACTAAGATACTTTACACTCTATTAATCTTGCAACATTACTTGACAGTCTCAATTGTTCTGAACTTATAAGTGAAGAGTATTTCATGGAAAAGCATCAAAAAGCTCATAAGAATATACTTACTATTGCCTGTAGGGGGTGccattgatttattaattaagtatttctcttattttgtATAAGTACTACTGCAATAATGATCAATATACAGGAATTAAAACTATGATTTAAccccaaaaaagaaagaaagaaagaaaataattcataagTATGTAATGTCATGAAGTGACATGTTGCATTTTGTGttatctgttttttttttaaatacatattATTGAATCAATTTATGAGAATGCAGTCTATTGAATACTAATGATGATAAAGTGATTAGGTTGCTTTATTAGTATCATTTGTCTTACTTCTATTTTAGACcgattctttttaaattgagGCCAACTATTTACAGCCTAAAACATATTTTGGATATTCATACTTTACGAGAAAATCTTATATGACGAAGCcatttataatgtaattttttttttggtaaaggaaaaatgaGCCTAGCAAAAGCTAAAGCTTAACAAAACGAGGGAACGAACCCCCCGAACTATCACTGTACAAGTAAACATCAACACCGGGGGGAGGGATTGGTAAAACATGGAACCCAAGAGGGAGTGAGAGAACGAAAGTAGCAAGGAAATCTGCAGCGAAATTGGCCTCCCGATAAATGTGATGTACAGAAACTTGCCAATTACAAGAGAGGAGCTCCCAGATGCCATTGACGAGAGAAGATGATGCATTAGTGGATGGAGTCTGACTTTGGATAAGCTGTGTAACACATAGACTATCAACCTCTACAATCAGCAGCCGAATGCCCTTATTCCAAGCCAAAATGAGTCCCTAATACATGCCCCAAAGATTAGCATTTGTGATTGAACACGTCCCAATATTCATGTCGAAGCCTTCTATCCACCCCCCATGAGCATCTCTAATTAAACCTCCAGCTAAAGCTAAATTTGATGCCTTACAAGCTCCATCCGTATTCAATTTATACTCAGGCCAAACTAGGGGCAGCCAACCAAAATACTTTTCCACTCTCTTACACTTATTTATATCAAGGATGTGAAAAACTCTATGAATTTCCTCAGCTCGAGACTTGATATCTATCACCATGGCATTAACGTTAGTTGCACTACCTTAAAAAACATACTTATTGCGCCAAAACCAAATCCTCCATAAAGCAACACCAAACATGCAGGCCCATGCACAGTTTCTATCCCAATGCccattattattcaaattctgAAATAACCATGCACGTAAAGgaatagaaaagaaattaccaTACTTGCTACTTGGGATGAGTTCCCGCCATATCCTTCTCACCACAAAACAATCTCTAAGAGCGTGAAGGGCATCTTCAATACCACCATCACATTGAGGGCACGCTGCGTCTGTACCAATATGCCTCTTAACAAGCGCCGCATTACACTTGAGCTTCTCCTGAACAGCGAGCCATAAAAACATTCTAATACGTTGTGGCCCCTTCTATTTCCATAAAGTCTTCCAACAAGGATCTGTATGAGAGAGATCGTTCTGACTGAGCTGTTGATAAGCTGACTTTGCCGTAAAAAAACCAGAGGGGGAGTGAGCCCAATAGAAATGATCACTGCCGCTATGCGCATCTAGAGGCTTAACCGCTGCtatcatcaacaaaatattatgaGGGATAAGATGGCCAAAGAGATTCCAACGCCAAGATCCCTCAGGAGTAACAAAGTCTGCTATGCATCCCTCAACAATATCTTCAGGAACAAGAGCAATAGATAGATTATACAAAGGCGTTTCAGCCACCCAAATATCCCGCCAAAAGTGAATTTTCTGACCATTGCCCATTATCCACCTTAAGCCACCAAGCACCTTACTCCAAATTTGTCCCAGAGCCTTCCATAAGTACGAGCCGTTTTTAGTATGGAAACCCGAATGTGGGGAGCCCGGAATAACTCCATACTTTGAGCAGATGATTTGTACCCAATAACTATTTGGAGAAGAGAGAATGCCCCAACCAATTTCATCAACAAAGCATCATTCATAAGTTGTAAGTTTTTTAATCCCAGGCCACCATATAACTTCGGTTGACAAAGCTTAGCCCACCCAACTAGATGCATCCTTTTATGATCAAAATTGCCACTCTAAATGAAAGCGCGGCAGGCttgatcaattttattagTGATACCATTAGGTAACCTCGTGGTTTGCATGGAATAGACAGGAAGCGCCTCAAGTACCGATTGAGCAAGAGTAACTCTACCCGCTAAGGATAAGAGTTTAGCATTCGAGCCATTTAACCTCTGTTCAACCTTCTCCAAAATCCCCTAATAGGTACCTGTGGTTactcttttataaattataggCATGCCCAGATATTTGCCCAAGTCCGTTGTAATCGAAAACCTAAGCCGTTTACGAATTTTCTGCATCTCAGGCGGTTTGACACTCTTGGAGAAAAAAACCTGAGATTTTTGTTATTCACTTTCTCACCCGAGCTAGCACAGAAAGTATTCAGTACCTCATGGATAATCTTAGCCTGGTCACAAGAAGCTTCAGCAAGAATGAGGAGATCATCggcaaaaaaaaagtgagtTATAGGGGTACCCTGGTAGGAAAGGTGAATAGGGCGCCATCGAATGCTCTAAACTGCACGAGTAATTCCATGGGCCAATCTCTTTATACAGAGCACAAAAATATACGGTGAGAGTGGGTCGCCTTGTCTGATGCCTCTTGAGGGAGAAAAAGAACCCGTACACTCACCATTCCATAGAAGCTGCATGGTAGCTGAAGTTATACAATCCATAATAAGGCAAATACTCTCGTTGGGCAAACAGATTTCTCGTAAGGTTTCATGTACAAACTCCCAGCTTAGGCAATCATAAGCCTTTTCTAAGTCAATCTTAATAAGCATTTGGccaatttttccttttttccgaTGCATAGTGTGTACAATCTCCCTGTTAAGGAAGCTCATTGTGCTGAGCTTATGAAGAATAGAAATGTGAAGAAGTCGTTAGTATCAGATGATGAAGTTAGTCAACAATGCCAGCTCAGCAGTGCCAGATCACCAGAGTTAGTTATGAGAAATAACAAGTCAGCACAAGTTGTTAAAGTCTGTTATTAATCATTCTTGTGTGTATGTAACCAATCTCGTGAGTATATAAGATGTATTTGATTCAGTTGTAAATAAGATtaataaacccaaaattaattaaataaattttctctgtaagttttctctcaaaacaaacaacttaagttttctttcatggtatcagagccacaaTGGCTAGTTCCAGTACAACTAATCAAAATCATTCGATTGTTCATCAAACTCAATCtactcaaatttcatttacttTTGCTACAACCGTCAAGCTTGATCGatcaaattttcttctctGGCGTAAAAAAGTTCTGACTTCAATAAGAGGAAATAGACTTGAAAGATTTATCTCAGAAAATCAAAACATTCCAGAACAGTATCTTTCTCAAGCACGAACTGATGGATCTGTGGAGAGAACTGAGAATCCAGCATATGTTAATTGGAGAGCTCATGATCAGACTCTGCTAAGCTGGCTCTTTTCAACTATAAGTGAAGGTATTCTAAGCTCAATTCTCAATTATGATACTTCATTTGATGTCTGGAAATCAATTGAAAAGCAATTTGGAGTTCAATCTGAAGCAAAGGTAATGCAATTTCGATATGAATTAGATACTTTGAGAAAAGAATCAATGTCGATTGAAGAGtattgttaaaaaatgaaggtacttgCTAATAAGCTTGCTTGTGCTGGTGATAATATAACTGAAAAAGATCTGTTGATAAGAACTCTTAATGGATTAGGATCTGGCTATCTGGATTTAACTTCAATAATCACagcaaataaaatgaattatgATGATGCATATGCACTTTTGTTGACTCATGAGGGTAGGCTGGAACAAAATTAGAATTCTCAGAATTCTCAGGCCATGTTTAATGCTAATTACAACATGATGAATGCAAACTATTCACATATGAGAGGCATTCCTAGGAGAAATGCTTATGGTAATGGATCTTTTGGTCAATTTGGAAGAAGAGGTCAAAATTTTGGTCGAGGCATGTTCTTTACTTCTTATCCTAGAGGTTTTCCAGCTGGTAGTAGTACTGTTGGTGGTTTTGGCAGAGGACATGCTACAGGTTTTGGGAGGAATCAACAGTTTACACATCATCCTAGGTCACCACATGTGAGGAATATGTTTTCTCCTATAAACAACTCAAGTAGTTCTACTGGTGAATCTAGTGAGTTAATACTTGTATGCCAAATATGTCACAAACAAGGTCATACTGTTGATGCTTGCTGGTATTGATATGATGATAGTTATTCTCCTTCACTAAAGCAATTTGGTAGAGGAAAAATAATGGGACCTAAAGGTGCATATATGGCTAATTTCGAGCCATTCTCATATCAACAGTCAGTTATTGAAGATCCTTATGAATTTTCTAGTTTCAACTCCAACTGTTAACCAGTACATTACTCACCTGTCTCTTCTTATCCATCAGAAGCATTTACTTTGCCTGAAGCTTATGTTGCTAATCTGGAAGACTCATCAAATGAAGGATGGTATCTGGACAGTGGTGCCACACATCACATTACAAATAACATGGCAAACATGCATGTGCGAGAAGAGTTCAAAGGCTTAGACCAGCTTACTATTGGAATGGACAAGGTTTGATCATTACTCATATTGGTGATGCTTGTTTTAACTATAAAAGTCTTCATACTACCTGCAAACACACACCTATAACACTTAaggatattttattagttcctTCAATTACTAAGAACTTAATAATCTTTCCATTGAATTTGTTGGCAATGTATGTTATGTAAAGGATTCACTGAAGGGACGAGTACTTCTGCAAGGTCTTGCTGAAAAAGGATTATACAAGTTGCTATTAAAGTCATCTCAAacatctctttcttctttcttgggtcaaatttcttcaaataagcCTTTGTCAATGCTGTCTACTTGTCATCTTTCCTTTCCTGTTACAACTGGTGCTCAAAATAATCATTCAACTTCTATGTCTTGTTATCAAACTATTGTCTCTCCTTGTAATGCATCAGTTAATAACTCAGTTTGCTTCATAGAAGATTTGGTCATCCTCATCATGATGTACTAATACATTTACTTAAGAATGATAAAACTATCAATCTCTCTACCACTTTTATCAAATAAGCTGCACAGCAAATATGTGAGGCATGTCAAATGGGCAAAGTTCATAGACTGTATTTTCCTGTTACTGAAACCAAAACTTCTCACATACTTGAACTCATTCATATTGATTTGTGGGGTCCCTCACCTACTCCTTCTAGAGCTGGTCATGTCTATTATATCagctttgttgatgatttcagCCGATATACTTGGATTTACCCATTAAAGTTGAAATCAGAAGccttacaaattttcaaattattcatATTGCAAGTTAAAAAACAGTTTCAATGCTCAATTAAAAAGCTGCAATCTGAATTGGGGGGGAGAGTACCGAGCATTTACTGAATTCTTGAATCAAAATGGAATTATTTTCAGGCACTCATGTCCCTATACACATCACCAAAATGGGGTAGTTGAAAGAAAGCATAGACATGTGATTGAGTTAGGTCTCACACTTTTAGCTCAAGCTAAATTGCCTTACAATTTTGGTGGGAAGCTTTCCAAACTGATGTTTATCATATTAACAGGTTGCCTTCTGCAACTTTGAAATTTCTTACACCATATGAAAAGCTTTTCAGTCATAAACCAGATTACAAAATGCTTAAATTTTTTGGTTGTGCATGCTATCCTTATTTGAGAGATTACAACAAGCATAAGTTTGCATATCATTCTAGTAAATGTATCTTCATAGGTTATAGCCCTTCTCATAAAGCTTACAAGTGTCTGCACCCATCTGGTCAAACTTATATAGCTAGACATGTTATATTTGATGAGAACTTGTTTACTTACTCATCATATTCTGTTTTCACTTCAAACTCATCAAATTCATGTTCAAATCTACCATTTACTTCTCAACAAGTGTATCATCTATCCACTTTGTTAATGTCTCCAATATCAAATGACAGCAACTACTATAATCATGATTCTGCAAAATCTACCAGTAGCAATCTTCATCACTCAGGTAATTCTGCATACAACATTGATTCTCACTCTTTACCACAAACAGTTGAACCACATACAGAGCCAGAGCCTTATATTTCTCCACCTGATCAAATATCACTAAACACTATTCCATATATCTCAGCTCCAGAACATACACAACATATTATTACACCAGTAAACACACACTCCATGACCACTAGAAGCAAAGCTGGGATTTTTAAACCTAAACTCTACAATGTCACACTTGTTTATAAAGAACCAGAATCTGTCAAAGAAGCTATGGAGAATCCTAAATGGTTTGCAGCCATGAAGGATGAGTACAATGCTCTAATCAATAACAATACATGGTCTCTGGGTCCTAGATCAGCTGGTCAGAAAATTGTTGGCAACAAGTGGGTATTTAgagttaaacaaaattttgatggaAGTTTGGCCAAGTATAAAGTCAGGCTAGTAGCTAAGGGATTTCAGCAGATTGAAGGGGTTAAttgttttgaaacatttagcCCTGTAGTAAAGTCAGCTACTGTCAGAGTGGTGATCAGTTTAGCTGTCATGAAACAATGGGAGATAAGGCAATTTGATGtaaataatgattttcttaatgGAGAACTGACAGAAGAGGTGTTTATGGATCAACCAACAGGCTTTGTTAGTGATTAGAAACCAGATTTTATGTGCAAACTTCACAAGTCTCTCTATGGCCttaaacaagctccaagagctTGGTATGAGAAGTTAAAAAGTTGCTTGTTACAGTGGGATTTCATAAACTCATGAGCAGACTCTTCTTTGTTcataaagaaaacaagaaacttCATGATAATGGTGCTGATCtatgtggatgatatcttAATTACAGGACCATATAGTGCAGCATTAGAAACCTTTATAGCTGAACTGAGCAGAGTCTTTGCATTGAAAGATTTGGGAAATTTGTCTTATTTTCTGGGTATTGAAGTTTTGTATGATGCAGGCTGTATTTATCTGTCACAAAGAAAATACATAAGAGATTTGTTATCCAAAGTTCAGCTACTTGAATGCAAAGGAATTGACATACCTATGAGCACTGGAATAAAGCTACAGAAGGAAACTTCAGGTCATCTTGGTCAATATGTTACTGATCCTACACATTACAGAAGCATTGTGAAGGGAATGCAGTATCTGATCCAAACAAGACCAGAAATTACATTTGTTGTCAACAAGTTAAGCCAGTATGTTTCCACTCCTACAATGCAACATTTGGTAGCTTGTAAGAGAGTGCTCAGACACTTGAAGTCCACTCAAGATTATGGACTTAAATTTGTTTAGCATAAAGAGATGAAGATTACAGGATTCACTGAtgcagattgggcttgtgatcTTGATGATAGAAAATCTGTTGGTGCTTATTGCATTTACTTGGGAAACAATCTAATGTCATGGTCATCCAAAAAGCAATCAGTCATTGCCAGATCAAGTGCAGAAAGTGAATATAGAGCCTTAGCTTCAGCTAGTGCAGAGATAAGCTAGTTACAATCTCTGTTTTCTGAGATTGGTTTGTGTTGTACAGAAACTCCTACTATTTAGTGTGACAACATCAGTGCCACTGAATTAGCTCGCAATCTTGTTTGCCATTCAAGAACTAAACACATTGAGCTTGACATGCACTTCATCAGAAACAAAGTAATTGCAGGAGAGCTACAAATTCAGTACATTCCTAGTGTAGAACAGATAGTTGATATCATGACAAAGCCTCTCTCATTTATTCACTTTAACTACCTAAGAGACAAACTCAATGTACAGATATGTCCCTTGAGTTTGAGGGGGGCTGTTAAGGAAGCTCATTGTGCTGAGCTTATGAAGAATAAAAAGGTGAAGAAGTCGTTAGTATCAGATGATGAAGTTAGTCAACAATGCTAGCTCAACAGTGCCAGATCACCAGAGTTAGTTATGAGAAATAACAAGTCAGCACAAGTTGTTAAAATCTGTTATTAATCATTCTTGTGTGTATGTAACTAATCTCGTGAGTATATAAGATGTATTTGATTCAGTTGTAAATAAGATTAATAAACccataattaatgaaataaattttctctgtaagttttctcttaaaacaaacaacttcAGTTTTCTTTCACTCCTGagcaataacaatattatttgtaatatGTCTTCCCG encodes:
- the LOC127900619 gene encoding uncharacterized mitochondrial protein AtMg00810-like, whose protein sequence is MVLIYVDDILITGPYSAALETFIAELSRVFALKDLGNLSYFLGIEVLYDAGCIYLSQRKYIRDLLSKVQLLECKGIDIPMSTGIKLQKETSGHLGQYVTDPTHYRSIVKGMQYLIQTRPEITFVVNKLSQYVSTPTMQHLHKEMKITGFTDADWACDLDDRKSVGAYCIYLGNNLMSWSSKKQSVIARSSAESEYRALASASAEIS